CCGAAAGGGGAAGATGCAGAAGTGTGGGATGTGGTAATTAAAAACACCTCTGACACTGCACGCACCATTAGTGCTTTCTCGTTTGTCGAGTTTTCCTTTAGCCATATCGCCTCAGACAACCAAAACCATCAAATGTCACTGTACTCAGCAGGTACCGAGTACAAAGATGGTGTGCTGGAGTATGACCTATACTACAACACCGATGATTTTGAAGGTTTTTACTACTTAGCATCCACCTTTAACCCAGATTCTTACGATGGCCAACGTGACAACTTCCTCGGTCTTTACCGTGATGAAGCCAACCCAATTGCGGTCGAAAAAGGTCAATGTTCTAACAGTGCTCAAACCTGTTACAACCACTGTGGTTCTCTGCATAAGCAGTTTGTGCTTCAACCGGGTGAAGAAGTTCGCTTTGCGTATGTACTAGGCATCGGTAAAGGCAACGGCGAGCGCTTACGCAAACACTACCAAGACCCTGCTAACGTGGATCAAGCCTTTGATCAAATCAAACAGCACTGGGATGAGCGTTGTAGCAAGTTCCAAGTCTCTTCACCTAACGAAGGCTTGGACACCATGATCAACGCTTGGACACTTTACCAAGCAGAGACTTGTGTGGTGTGGTCACGCTTTGCCTCTTTCATCGAAGTGGGTGGACGTACAGGCCTTGGCTACCGAGATACAGCGCAAGACGCAATATCAGTACCTCATGCCAACCCGAGCATGACTCGCAAACGCATCATTGACCTTCTGCGTGGACAAGTAAAAGCAGGCTACGGTTTACACCTGTTTGATCCAGACTGGTTTGACCCAGATAAGGCGGATGTAGAGCCTTCCAAGTCGCCAACCGTTGTTCCAACGCCTTCCGACGAAGATAAGATCCACGGCATCAAAGATACCTGTTCAGACGATCATCTATGGCTAGTACCAACTATCTGTAAGTTTGTAATGGAAACAGGTGAAGAAGCGCTATTTGACGAAGTTATTCCTTACGCAGATGGTGGTGAAGCGAGCGTTTATGAACACATGAAAGCGGCGCTGGATTTCTCTGCGCAATACGTTGGTCAAACAGGGATCTGTAAGGGGCTGCGCGCCGACTGGAATGATTGCTTGAACCTTGGCGGTGGTGAATCAGCCATGGTTTCTTTCCTTCACTACTGGGCAATTGAAGAGTTTATTAGCCTAGCAAAATACCTAGGCCGAGACGCCGATGTTGAGAAGTACAGTGAAATGGCAGCCAACGTGCGTGAGGCATGTGAAGCACACCTTTGGGATGAAGAAGGCGGTTGGTACATTCGCGGCTTAACCAAAGATGGTGACAAGATTGGTACTGCGCAGCAAACCGAAGGCCGTATCCACCTTGAGTCCAACACTCTAGCGGTACTCTCTGGCGTGGCTTCACCAGAGCGTGGTGCAAGTGCAATGGACGCTGTCGATGAGAACCTATATTCCGAGTATGGCCTTCACCTAAATGCCCCATCATTTGCGACTCCAAACGATGACATTGGCTTTGTAACTCGCGTATATCAAGGCGTTAAAGAGAACGGCGCTATCTTCTCTCATCCAAACCCTTGGGCTTGGGTTGCCGAAGCGAAACTGGGCCGCGGTGATCGTGCGATGAAATTCTACGACGCCCTAAACCCATACAACCAAAACGATATGATCGAAAAGCGTATCGCAGAACCTTACTCATACGTGCAGTTCATCATGGGCCGAGACCACCAAGACCATGGCCGAGCTAACCACCCATGGCTAACCGGTACATCCGGATGGGCTTACTTTGCCGTCACCAACTTTATCCTTGGTGTTCGCACTGGCTTTGACGGATTGACTATCGACCCTTGTATCCCGACCGATTGGCCAGAGTTTAGCGTCACTCGTGAGTGGCGTGGTGCAACATACCAGATCAAAGTGCTCAACCCAGCGGGTGTGAGCAAAGGTGTGGCCAAAATGACACTTAACGGTGAGTTGGTTGAAGGAGCGATTGCTATCCAGCCAGAAGGCTCTATCAACCAAGTTGAAGTCGTGCTTGGGTAACAAGGACAGGCAGACCGCATTGGTGGTCTGCCTTTTTAGTCACTTACCTTGAGTGACTGCTTTTTGAAGGAACTCGTTATGATTAAATTTGGTACTGGTGGCTGGCGTGCATTTATTGGCGAAGAGTTCACCAAAGACAATGTATGTTTAGTTGCCCAAGCGGTAGCGAACATCATCAAAGATGAAAACGTTGCTGAAGAAGGGTTTGTTATCGGTTATGACCGCCGCTTTCTATCTGATAAAGCGGGGCGCTGGTTTGCTCAAGTACTGGCAGCCAATGGCATTAACGTCAGCTTAATCAACAAATTCGTCCCTACCCCTGTCGTGATGTTCAAAGCCAAAGAGATGAACTGCGCCTACTCGGCTTGTATCACTGCCTCTCACAACCCAGCTGACTATAACGGTGTTAAAGTCTTCATTCGTGGCGGTCGTGATGCCGACGAAGTGATCACCGCAAAAATTGAGCAGCAAATTGAATCTCTAACCCAAAGTGATGTGCAAAACATCGATTTTGAGGCCGCAATTGACAGCGGGGCAATTACGCTCATTAACCCAATGAACGAGTTTGTCGACTCAATCATCAATTTCATCGACATTGAAGCGATTAAAAAAGCCAACTTGAAAGTCTTAGTTGACCCTATGTTCGGTGTGGCGAAGAACGCCCTGCAAACCGTACTGATTAATGGTCGATGTGACGTTGACGTAATCAACGATGGCAAGAACCCTGACTTTGGTGGCCTCATGCCGTCTCCAAGTGCGGCGACACTATATCGCCTCAAACACCTAGTCGCCGCCGAAGGATACGATATCGGGATCGGTACCGATGGTGATGCTGATCGACTCGGTATCATTGATGAAAAAGGTAACTTTATCCACCCGAACGAAGTGCTGATATTGCTGTACTATTACTTGCTGGAATACAAAGGCTGGCAAGGCTCAGTGGTGCGCAACATAGCAACGACACACTTACTGGACAAGATAGCCGAAGACCACGGTGAAAAGTGTTTCGAAGTGCCAGTCGGCTTTAAGCATATCAGCTCAAAGATGGAAGAAGACGATTCATTGATTGGTGGTGAAAGCTCTGGCGGCCTGACCATTCGTGGCCACATCAAAGGCAAGGATGGTGTATTCGCCTCTAGCCTACTGGTTGAAATGATCAGTGTTACAGGCAAGAAACTGTCAGAAATGCTCGATGAAATTTACGCTAAATACGGTTACGCCTACACAGCAGAAGGGGATTGCACCTTTAAACCAAATCAGAAAGAGTCTCTCTACCACCGTATCTACGTAGAGAAACAGCTGCCTGAATTTGACTATGAAGTGGAAAAAGTAAGCTATGAAGATGGCGCTAAGGTCTACTTCAAAAATGGCGGCTGGGTAATTGCCCGCTTCTCAGGCACTGAGCCACTTTTACGTATTTTCGCTGAAATGGAAGACCAACCTAAAGCCGAGCAAATCGTTGCAGAAATGAAGCGCTTCTTGGCATTGGATTGATGCTGTAGCTCTCCCCCTTTCCAAGGGGGAGCTGGAGGGGGTTCTGCACAACCTTAACCTGATGTACTAGGGCTATCAGCCCCCCTCCTAACCAACGTCAGAATACCAGCCGCTTGAAAGGGAAGCTACAAACGCTAAAACGCCAACAACCCTTCAGGTTCAATTTCTACCCCGACTGCCTGATTGAGCTCTAATGGTTCATTTGAACTCGCTAACAGCTTTGCGCCATTGGCTTCAATCATGTAACGGCAGTGATCCCCCATAAATTGCTGCTCAAGCACTTTATAAGCACTAGATTCTTGAGCAAAGATCTTCACCTGCTGAGGTCTCAATAGCAGCTCACAAGCCTGCTCCAAACCGATTTTAGCTTGAGCGAGCGCAGGAAATGCGCCAAATTCAGTCGCAAAATTTTGCTCATCAATACGAGTGGCAGGTAGGTAGCTACCACCCCCAAGAAAATCGGCCACGAACTTGCTTGCGGGTTGATAATAGAGTTCAGCGGCGGTACCAAACTGCTCAATGACACCATGATTCATCACTGCCATTTTGTCGGCAAAAGCAAATGCCTCCTCACGACTATGGGTGACGAAAATAGCGGTCACACCTTGTTGTTTGAAGATCTTACGGATCTCACCAATCAATTGATGACGAACTTGGGTATCAATGTTGGAAAAAGGCTCATCAAGCAACAGTAGATCCGGCTTGTACGCCAAGGCACGGGCTATAGCGACTCGCTGCTGCTGCCCCCCCGAAAGCTGATGCGGGTAACGATCATTGAGCCCATCCAACTTAACCAAACTCAACATCTCATTGACTCGATCTAGCCTTTGTTGTGGGTCGACAGCTGTCAGTGCAAAGCCAACATTTTGCTCAACCGTTAAATGTGGGAACAGCGCATAATCTTGAAATATCATACCAATATTTCGTTTTTCTGGCGCAACCCAAGTCGAACCATTATCCATCAATTGCTGATTGAGAAGGATCTCCCCTTGACTGAGAGGAAGCAGACCAGCGATCGCTTTGAGTAATGTCGTTTTACCGCACCCACTGGCGCCAAGTAGACAAATGATCTCCCCAGTTTCGACCGACAGAGATAAAGATTCTAAGATGGTTTGTTGCTGATACTGACAGCTCAACTGGTTGATAGTTAAAGCGCTACTCATCAATGCACCCTCTCCAACGAACGGTTAATCAAAATAAGTGGTATTAAACCAACCAATACCAACAGCACCGCAGGCATTGCGGCAAGCTCCAAATGTTCATCTGAAGCAAAATTATAGACATAGGTTGCTAGGGTTTCGAAATTAAAAGGACGCAGCAATAGTGCAGCGTTAAGCTCCTTCATCGATTCGATGAACACGAGTAACAGTGCAATAAGAATGCCTCGACGAATCAAAGGAAAGTGCACTTTTGGCAACATCGCATTTGGGGTATAACCCATAGTGCGAGAAGCCATATCTAAACTCGGTGACACCTTATTTAAATTACTCTCTATGCTACCAATAGCTACGGCAGAAAAACGCACCACCATGGCAAAGATAATGGCAAACATCGACCCTGAGAAAATCAGCCCCGGCCTTCCCCACTCCATCCAGCGAGCAAAGTCATTGATAGCGTGATCCAAGCTGACCACAGGAACCATCACACCAATCGCTAGTACGGTTCCTGGCACGGCATAGCCTAGCGAAGAAAAACGCAGTGGCAACACCGCTCGTGGTGAGCTTTGCAAACGCATTGAGAAGTTAACAATCAAAGCGATGAACACAGCAATCACAGCGGCGATCGCAGAAACTTGCAGGCTATTGATCGCATAGGCTCTAAACTCTTCAGTCCAACTTTGGCTAAAGTAAGTCCATGAATAGGAAAGTAGCTGCCCAAGCGGCAAAAAGAACGCTATGGCGACTAACCCCCAGCACCACACTAGAGCCAGCCACTTTTTCCAACCTTCAAGCTGGTAGCGCTGCTCTCCGTGAGCAGAAAACTCACTTTGATATAGCTTTTGCTTTCTGCGGCTAAATCGCTCTGCACTCAAAAACAGCACCACAACCACCAGCATCACCGCGGAGATCTTAGCGGCGGCAGTTAGATTTGAGTACCCCAACCAAGTGTCATACACCGCAGTGGTTAGGGTGTTTACAGCAAAGTAGCTCACTGTGCCAAAATCGCCGACCGTTTCCATGGCAACTAATGACAACCCCACGGCAATCGCTGGACGCGCTAGAGGAAGAGAGATTCGGTAGAAACTTTGCCATGGTGAACATTTCAATAGTCGTGCGGACTGGAGTAAAGAAACACTTTGCTCCATAAATGCCCCGCGGGCTAGCAAGTAAACATAGGGGTATAGCACCAACGCCAATACCCAGATTGCTCCGCCCAAGGTTCTTAAATCAGGAAACCAATACTCGCCACCTTGCCACCCCGTAAGGTCTCGAAGCCAGATTTGGATAGGGCCTGCATAGTCAAACCAATCGGTGAAGATG
This portion of the Vibrio sp. SCSIO 43136 genome encodes:
- a CDS encoding phosphoglucomutase/phosphomannomutase family protein — its product is MIKFGTGGWRAFIGEEFTKDNVCLVAQAVANIIKDENVAEEGFVIGYDRRFLSDKAGRWFAQVLAANGINVSLINKFVPTPVVMFKAKEMNCAYSACITASHNPADYNGVKVFIRGGRDADEVITAKIEQQIESLTQSDVQNIDFEAAIDSGAITLINPMNEFVDSIINFIDIEAIKKANLKVLVDPMFGVAKNALQTVLINGRCDVDVINDGKNPDFGGLMPSPSAATLYRLKHLVAAEGYDIGIGTDGDADRLGIIDEKGNFIHPNEVLILLYYYLLEYKGWQGSVVRNIATTHLLDKIAEDHGEKCFEVPVGFKHISSKMEEDDSLIGGESSGGLTIRGHIKGKDGVFASSLLVEMISVTGKKLSEMLDEIYAKYGYAYTAEGDCTFKPNQKESLYHRIYVEKQLPEFDYEVEKVSYEDGAKVYFKNGGWVIARFSGTEPLLRIFAEMEDQPKAEQIVAEMKRFLALD
- a CDS encoding ABC transporter ATP-binding protein, with the protein product MSSALTINQLSCQYQQQTILESLSLSVETGEIICLLGASGCGKTTLLKAIAGLLPLSQGEILLNQQLMDNGSTWVAPEKRNIGMIFQDYALFPHLTVEQNVGFALTAVDPQQRLDRVNEMLSLVKLDGLNDRYPHQLSGGQQQRVAIARALAYKPDLLLLDEPFSNIDTQVRHQLIGEIRKIFKQQGVTAIFVTHSREEAFAFADKMAVMNHGVIEQFGTAAELYYQPASKFVADFLGGGSYLPATRIDEQNFATEFGAFPALAQAKIGLEQACELLLRPQQVKIFAQESSAYKVLEQQFMGDHCRYMIEANGAKLLASSNEPLELNQAVGVEIEPEGLLAF
- a CDS encoding N,N'-diacetylchitobiose phosphorylase, which translates into the protein MKYGYFDNDNREYVITRPDVPAPWTNYLGTEKFCTVISQNAGGYSFYNSPEYNRVTKFRPNASFDRPGHYVYLRDDQTGDYWSISWQPVAKSLDEASYEVRHGLSYSKFKCDYNGIEATKTLFVPKGEDAEVWDVVIKNTSDTARTISAFSFVEFSFSHIASDNQNHQMSLYSAGTEYKDGVLEYDLYYNTDDFEGFYYLASTFNPDSYDGQRDNFLGLYRDEANPIAVEKGQCSNSAQTCYNHCGSLHKQFVLQPGEEVRFAYVLGIGKGNGERLRKHYQDPANVDQAFDQIKQHWDERCSKFQVSSPNEGLDTMINAWTLYQAETCVVWSRFASFIEVGGRTGLGYRDTAQDAISVPHANPSMTRKRIIDLLRGQVKAGYGLHLFDPDWFDPDKADVEPSKSPTVVPTPSDEDKIHGIKDTCSDDHLWLVPTICKFVMETGEEALFDEVIPYADGGEASVYEHMKAALDFSAQYVGQTGICKGLRADWNDCLNLGGGESAMVSFLHYWAIEEFISLAKYLGRDADVEKYSEMAANVREACEAHLWDEEGGWYIRGLTKDGDKIGTAQQTEGRIHLESNTLAVLSGVASPERGASAMDAVDENLYSEYGLHLNAPSFATPNDDIGFVTRVYQGVKENGAIFSHPNPWAWVAEAKLGRGDRAMKFYDALNPYNQNDMIEKRIAEPYSYVQFIMGRDHQDHGRANHPWLTGTSGWAYFAVTNFILGVRTGFDGLTIDPCIPTDWPEFSVTREWRGATYQIKVLNPAGVSKGVAKMTLNGELVEGAIAIQPEGSINQVEVVLG
- a CDS encoding iron ABC transporter permease — translated: MKDNNYVWKTSSWSLASLLVLPILAIFFIAIGETDDLFAHLIDTVLPTYTYNTFVLVFGVMALSLVFGLPSAWLMAMCRLPGDKYLQWALVLPLAMPGYIVGYIFTDWFDYAGPIQIWLRDLTGWQGGEYWFPDLRTLGGAIWVLALVLYPYVYLLARGAFMEQSVSLLQSARLLKCSPWQSFYRISLPLARPAIAVGLSLVAMETVGDFGTVSYFAVNTLTTAVYDTWLGYSNLTAAAKISAVMLVVVVLFLSAERFSRRKQKLYQSEFSAHGEQRYQLEGWKKWLALVWCWGLVAIAFFLPLGQLLSYSWTYFSQSWTEEFRAYAINSLQVSAIAAVIAVFIALIVNFSMRLQSSPRAVLPLRFSSLGYAVPGTVLAIGVMVPVVSLDHAINDFARWMEWGRPGLIFSGSMFAIIFAMVVRFSAVAIGSIESNLNKVSPSLDMASRTMGYTPNAMLPKVHFPLIRRGILIALLLVFIESMKELNAALLLRPFNFETLATYVYNFASDEHLELAAMPAVLLVLVGLIPLILINRSLERVH